In one Paraburkholderia megapolitana genomic region, the following are encoded:
- a CDS encoding (2Fe-2S)-binding protein: MNRTATLTLDVNGASHTLAADPDTPLLYLLRNDLALNGPKFGCGLGECGACTVLLDGMPTRSCVTTARVAQGRAITTLEGLGTRAAPHPVQQAFIDEQAAQCGYCLNGMIMTTKALLDRDPTPALDTIRRELSRNLCRCGTHVEILRAVQRAVQLLAEARDKAHQAALADQRPPEHIAGDRS; the protein is encoded by the coding sequence ATGAACCGCACCGCTACCCTGACGCTCGATGTGAACGGTGCGTCGCACACGCTCGCCGCCGATCCCGATACACCTCTGCTGTATTTGCTGCGTAACGATCTCGCGTTGAACGGGCCGAAGTTTGGCTGCGGGCTCGGCGAGTGCGGCGCGTGTACGGTGCTGCTCGACGGCATGCCGACGCGCTCGTGTGTGACGACGGCGCGGGTCGCACAGGGGCGTGCGATTACGACGCTCGAAGGGCTTGGTACACGCGCCGCGCCGCATCCGGTGCAGCAGGCATTCATCGACGAACAGGCCGCGCAGTGCGGCTACTGCCTGAACGGCATGATCATGACCACGAAGGCGCTGCTCGACCGCGACCCGACACCTGCGCTCGACACGATCCGGCGTGAGCTGTCGCGTAATCTGTGCCGCTGCGGTACGCACGTCGAGATCCTGCGCGCGGTGCAGCGTGCAGTGCAGTTGCTGGCCGAGGCACGCGACAAGGCGCATCAAGCGGCGCTCGCAGACCAACGCCCGCCTGAGCACATCGCCGGAGATCGCTCGTGA
- a CDS encoding amidohydrolase family protein has product MAVETLAGTSGKVVVKRIGLLLSGDIDHPVLDADTLVIDDGAIVAIGREKDCDTEGALTTIDCKGTAVAPGLIDSHVHPVFGDWTPRQNQMGWIESNLNGGVTTMISAGEVHLPGRPKDIVGVKALAITAQRSFEGMRGAGVGGGVKVLAGAPIIEKGMVEADFKELAEAGVKLLGEVGLGSVKAGEEAAQMVAWARKYGIQSTIHTGGPSIPGSGLIDKDVVLAADADVIGHINGGHTSLSYRHVCDLCEQSSRALEIVHNGNERIALLTARHAIELKCPHRIILGTDSPAGSGVQPLGILRMIALISSLADVPAEIAFCFATGNTARQRNLRQGLIEVGRPADLVFMDRAQHTAGATLLQSVQLGDIPGVGMVMIDGLIRCRRSRNTPPATEVPVVL; this is encoded by the coding sequence ATGGCAGTTGAGACGTTGGCAGGCACATCGGGCAAGGTCGTCGTGAAGCGCATCGGCCTCTTGCTGTCGGGCGATATCGATCACCCCGTACTCGATGCGGACACGCTCGTGATCGACGACGGGGCGATTGTTGCAATCGGCCGCGAAAAGGATTGCGACACGGAAGGCGCGCTGACGACGATCGATTGCAAGGGCACAGCGGTGGCGCCTGGTCTGATCGATTCACACGTGCACCCGGTGTTCGGCGACTGGACACCGCGACAGAATCAGATGGGCTGGATCGAGTCGAACCTGAACGGTGGCGTGACGACGATGATCTCTGCGGGCGAGGTGCATTTGCCCGGCCGCCCGAAAGACATCGTCGGTGTGAAGGCGCTGGCGATTACCGCGCAACGTTCGTTCGAAGGGATGCGCGGGGCGGGCGTGGGCGGCGGCGTGAAAGTGCTGGCGGGTGCGCCGATCATCGAAAAAGGCATGGTCGAAGCCGACTTCAAGGAGCTTGCCGAGGCGGGCGTGAAGCTGCTCGGCGAAGTGGGACTCGGCAGCGTGAAAGCCGGTGAGGAAGCGGCGCAGATGGTTGCGTGGGCACGCAAGTACGGCATCCAGAGCACGATTCACACGGGCGGTCCGTCGATTCCCGGCTCAGGCCTGATCGACAAGGACGTCGTGCTTGCCGCCGACGCCGACGTGATTGGCCACATCAACGGCGGCCATACGTCGCTGTCATATCGTCATGTGTGCGACCTGTGCGAGCAATCGAGCCGCGCGCTCGAAATCGTCCACAACGGCAATGAACGCATTGCACTGCTTACAGCGCGTCACGCCATCGAACTGAAGTGCCCGCATCGCATCATCCTCGGTACCGACAGCCCGGCTGGCTCGGGCGTGCAACCGCTCGGCATCCTGCGGATGATCGCGCTGATCTCGAGCCTCGCCGACGTGCCCGCCGAAATCGCTTTCTGCTTTGCGACCGGCAACACCGCGCGCCAACGCAATCTGCGCCAGGGGTTGATCGAAGTGGGCCGTCCCGCCGATCTCGTGTTCATGGATCGCGCGCAGCACACCGCGGGCGCGACGCTGCTCCAAAGCGTGCAGCTCGGCGATATTCCGGGGGTGGGGATGGTGATGATCGACGGATTGATCCGCTGTCGTCGCAGCCGCAATACGCCGCCCGCGACCGAAGTACCGGTCGTCCTGTAG
- a CDS encoding ABC transporter ATP-binding protein, whose product MSEALLKVSGLNAFYGRAHILFDVNLEVGRGEVVALMGRNGAGKSTTMKAVMGLLPRRQGHVTFRGTDIGALPPYRISRMGMGFVPEDRRVFADLTVMENLDTGRQPPREGAPQWTPDKLFRLFPNLGEMPQRPGGQMSGGEQQMLTVSRTLMGNPYLVLLDEPSEGVAPVIVEQMANMILELKREGLSILLSEQNLHFAELVSDRAYVLEKGQIRFSGTIDELAKNETVRRAYLSV is encoded by the coding sequence ATGAGCGAAGCGCTGCTGAAAGTATCCGGCCTTAATGCGTTCTACGGACGCGCGCATATCCTGTTCGACGTGAATCTCGAAGTCGGCCGAGGCGAAGTCGTCGCGCTGATGGGCCGCAACGGCGCTGGCAAATCGACCACGATGAAAGCGGTGATGGGTCTGCTGCCGCGGCGCCAGGGCCACGTCACGTTTCGCGGCACGGATATCGGTGCGCTGCCGCCGTACCGCATCTCGCGCATGGGTATGGGCTTCGTGCCGGAAGATCGGCGCGTGTTCGCCGATCTCACGGTGATGGAGAACCTCGATACCGGTCGTCAACCGCCGCGCGAAGGCGCACCGCAATGGACGCCCGACAAACTGTTCCGCCTGTTTCCGAATCTCGGCGAAATGCCGCAGCGTCCCGGCGGACAGATGAGCGGCGGCGAACAGCAGATGCTCACCGTATCGCGCACGCTAATGGGCAATCCCTATCTCGTGCTGCTCGACGAGCCCTCGGAAGGCGTTGCTCCCGTAATCGTCGAGCAGATGGCGAACATGATTCTCGAACTCAAACGCGAGGGGCTCTCCATCCTGCTGTCGGAGCAGAACCTGCACTTCGCCGAACTCGTGAGCGACCGCGCGTATGTGCTCGAAAAAGGGCAGATCCGCTTCAGCGGGACGATCGACGAACTCGCAAAGAACGAAACGGTCAGGCGCGCGTATCTGAGCGTCTGA